The following is a genomic window from Chryseobacterium sp. StRB126.
ATCCATGAATAAAAGAAAAATATTTGAGAAAAAAGAATGGGAATATTATGTTTTTGAGGAAAACGGTACTATTGAATTGTCTGTCCCCATTCCTAAACCAAGCCCCAGATTTGATATTATCCATATCCTGAACGGGTTTGAGAAAGAACAGTACTTACACATCGGAATTAAAGCCCTTGAAGAAAGAATACAGGATATGAAAGTTAATTTTTCAAATTATAGAATGAATTCATGGAGATAATACGCTATCATTCACAGAAAAACCATTCTCAAAAATTATGAGACTTTGAACAATGAAGAAAAGTTCACTTTCTAAAAAAATAAACTGATGTATAAACTCACAGACCATGTTGATATAGAAATTATTGCCGGCCAACAATTATCTGCCATTCCCAGAATGCTAATCTATGATGTGAAAATTGTACTGACAACCTCAAACAGTACTAAAGAAATGGATCATGAAATATTGACTACTTATGGAAGCGATAAAGGCTGGCTGTTTACAGAAAATAATGATACATTCAGATTTAATACCAATGATCATTTGCTTACCTCTATTTACTTCGATTACAGCGAACAGGAAAAAGAACCTGATCATAAGCTCGATTTGATAATGAATGCAAAAAAGATAGTGGGCATTCCTAAACTGGTACAACCATCATCATTCGATCTGGAACCATTTGAGTATAGGTATTGTGTACCCTCAAGCAACATTCTGTTAGGATATGGAGCTATTTTTTTAAAGAGTCAAAATCAATGTACAGAGTTACAAATAACAGAACATATTTCTTTACTGTTCAATGAGAATCATTTGTATTGTGCGTGGCTTATAAAGCATCCTGAACAATTTTTAGTGAATAAAATAGCACCTATTGAAAAATACCCGATTACTCCTCTTTTAAAGAAAAGTTTTTGGGATGTTTTTCAATTTATAAATCAGGAAAAAATAAGTCTCATGGAAGAAGAAGACATTCCTACATTTCATGAATTATTATCTCTATACAAAAATATTCACAGCACATCTGAAAATAATAGCGGAATGAAAACCTTAGCAGAAAAACTATTTGATTTTGCAGATAATTTCTACTCTCAGGAACAAATGAAGTTCTTTCACTGACATTTCAAAAGTAATTTGAACCCAGCCAATAACATAAATGAAAGAAATATACGCATACAAAGATGAATATAATAATGACTGTCAATTCCTTAGGGGAAAGTATTATAAATACATATCTGACTTAATTACAGACTTTTTTGAAGAGCCATTACCTGATAATGATTTTCATACCCATTTTCTGAATGTCTTAAATACCCTTGAAGATTACGATGATATCTATTATATAACAAGCGAAATGCCTTTTTACTGGGCAATCTGCATCATCGAAAACAGAAGGACCCATAATCATTTAATAAAAAACAAAACCAATGAAGATTATAAAAAATGGCATACTAAGTACCGTACAGCAAATGATTTTGTTACATTTATTATAGAAGAAATAAATGAGAAAACCTATATTTTCAATGATAATGAAGGTGGTAAAAGTCTGTTTTTAAGAGGAAAATATTATGAATTTGTCTGCAGTCTGGTTACAGATTTTTTAGGAAAGCCTCTTGAGAATAATTTGATCAATACTACACTTATTGGTAAATTAAATACTTTACCTGCCAGTGGACAGTATAAAAATATTAGCCAGTTCATAGATACTCCTCCTTATTGTTGGGCAATGTCAATCATAGAAAATAAAGAAACAACAAATGTTTTTAATCCAGAACAATTAAAAGTATATACAAAGTTTCTTGAAGAGTTTAATAAAAAAAATAGAATCAATTCTTTTGTTATTCCACAGCATTCATAAAAGAACTTTAACATAGAAATACAACATATGATTGATTTTGAAATAGAAAATAAGCTCATTACCTCAGATGAATTACATGAATTTGAAGTTAAAACCGGGATATCTTTACCTCAGGATTATAAAGAACATATGTTGAAATATAATGGTGGATCTCCACTGAGCTATGACCTTTATTTTGGAGAGCCTGATGAGGGCATACTCTTGTCCGGTTTTAAATCTATTAAATATGGGACTTCTCTTGTTGAGCAAAAAGACTATTTGCCTCCGAAATATCTTAGCATTGGTTATACAGAAACGGGTTATTTAGCAATGTCGCTGGATGAAAAAGAATATGGAAATATTTTTATTTATTACTCAGAGGCAGAATTAGCATTATTGGCTCCTTCTTTTACAGAATTTTTAGAAGGCCTGGTTGATTATCCTGATCTATTTCTATAAGTAATACCAGATACTTAGCGGAACTTTTCAAACTTTTAAATGCGATAGATAAAAAACGATTTGAGATAGATGAATTTTTTAATGCCTCATTGGCAGAAGAAATTATGAAAGAATTTGAAAAGAGACTCCTCCTCTACTCTCCGAAGTCTTCCGACTTCGGAGCCACTTAAAAGAATTATTTTATGCATCGGCTCAAAGTCAGGAGACTTTGCCAGCAGCTAAATAAAAGAAACACTCCTGTAAGGAAAATTAGAAAGTTAAACAGTTATCAATTTAATGATATGAAAAGTATACAACAAAGACTGGATGAAAATTATATCCCAGGCTGCATCAAACATAAAGATGAATATCAATTCTACCTCATGCCTATTGCATGGTGGATATTAAATTATGCCCAATACAGCCCCTCCATATTACAGGATATTTCCCGTCAAAATTTCAGAAATGGGGCATTCAATATAACTGATGATAAAATAGATCCGTTTTTCATATCTATTTCTGAAGATCAGATTTCAATACCTGAAGTAAAAAGCATGATTGAAAATTTCACAGAAGAATATTCTGCAATTACATTTTTTATAGATTTTGATAAAAAAATATTCATCAGTGCATTTGACTACATCGAAGCAGAAACATATTTACCAGATGAAACATGGAATGGAAGATATGGAAATCCAACGGATTATATTCCTAAGAGTATCATAGATCTAATCAGCTAAGACCTTCTAGCTTGGGAAAACGACTTTTGTATTTATCATCCGGTATTCCATCATTGCAGGAAAAAGTTCTTGATAATGCATGGAAAAAACATACAGATAATATACACTTAGACTATTAAAGAAAAAACATACAGATAATATACACTTAGACTATTAAAATTATTACATATGAGAAAAGAATGGAGAGAATATCATTCGGAAAATGGTGAAGTATGGGAAATATTTGCCAACACTGCTGATCATGAACACCCAAAAGATTTGATATCAAATTCAGGCAGCCATGCTATCATGAGAAAATATATGGAAACATCAGATTACGTACAGGTAACTATAATTCCCTGTGCCAGAATAACAGATGGCATAACCAAAAGAGAAGGAAAAGAAAAATATTTTCGCTTAAAAATTAATCTCTTAAATGGTGAACCTTGGTTTGCTATATCAGGCATTTTTTTTGATAAAGAGGAAGTATTAAAGCTAGCCAGCCTGTTTACCGGATTAACCCAAAAACAAGCCGAAAAAGTATGGATTACAAAAAGACTAGGAAATTTCAACACAAACAGATTGGATTTATAGGCAGTACGCACCTTATCTACCCTCTGCTCTCCTAAGTCTCTCGCCTTCTGAGTCACTTAAAAGAATTATTTTATGCATCGACTCAAAGGCGGGAATGCGCAGTGAAGGATCTTGATCCATCAATGATGCTTATATTTTTCTATAAGATCAAAAATCTCCTTTTTCAGATTCTCATCAGTTTCTTTCGGAATATTTTCAATGGTTAAATACCCTTCTCCATCATTTACAAAAGGGTCAGCCTTGTATTGCAACAGTAGTTCTATCATTTCTAAATTTCCATAATGAAAGGCCAATCCTAGAGGTGTTTTTGCGTGAAAGGTTCCCGATCTATTAATAAAATCATTATTTGAATAAGGCAGGATTAATCTTATGATCTCCAGATTGTTATCTAAAGCAGCCCTTGTTAAAGGCGTATCTCTCTCTTCCCCAACAAGAGGTACATTTGCTCCTTTTTCCAGAATTAACTTCAGGACTTTAGGTTTATTTAAGTAGATGGTCTGAAAAACTGGCGCATAATATTCTTCATCAAAATAATTAACATCCGCCCCATTCTCTATCAAAATATCTATCATTTCTACATCAATATCCTCGTCTCTGTCGTCAGTTTCATCTATGATATATTGTATTAAACTTTCTTCATAACCAGGAATTATAGTTTTTGTATTCCTCCTTTATCAATCCACACTTTTAAAGATTTAATGTCCTGGTTTAAAATGATTTTTATAATTTCATCATGGTTTGTCATGGTCTTTGTTTTAATAATGCACAACCCAATCAGCCTAAGCTCTATGGGTATTTTTATTCCAGATCACAACCGGTAGGTTTTAAAATAACCTGTTTTATTTCTCGCTTATGATGGAAAAGCTAAATATAGAAATATAATTTTTACTTTACACAAGCTCTTTCTATAAAGTTTTTATCCTTATTTCCTTATTTATATCATAAATTTATCTAACATTGCAAAAAAAACATGAAAAACTCAACATCAATTATAGCAGCAACTTCGATGCTGTTCTCTACAATGAGTGTTAGTGCACAAAAAAAGATACAAAAACAGCTGCTGTCAGCCTGATAAAAATAATTACTGTATTTCTTACTCCAACCCTTCTCACAGGAGATGATTAGAACTGACCATCTGCCAGTCATCAGAAACCAAGCCAAATCAACCTAAACACTTATGGAAAGTATAGAGACCAAAATACAACTTCATAAAAAATGGCTCAACAAAGCCGGAGGAAAACAACCGGATATAAAAGATGAGGAATTCAATACGATCGTGTTCAAAGATGAGGATTTAAATACCGCTATATTTTGTAACACCCAGTTTATATCCACTACTCTCAGTCATCTCAATTTAGCTGGCAGTGCATTCTTCAACTGCATTTTTTCTTCTGTAAATTTTGAAAGTTCTTCTTTGCGGAAAAGTGAGTTTCACCAGTGCCAGTTCATCAATTGTACGTTTTTAGAAAATGAAATAACAAAAGCTGAATTTTACGATGTTTCCATAACATTTTGTACATTCAATACAGTAAAACTAGGTTGGGCTTATTTTGGAAACTGCTCTATTTCAGATACAACTTTTGATTCGGTGGAATTAGACAGTTTAAGCTTTATGGATTGTAAGTTTAGTGCCGTTACCTTTAAAGGAGCTCAATTTAATACCAATTATCCTGTGAAGATTAACAATCATATGAATATTACCCATATTGATCAGCTGAAAAATTCAATGTTAAAATAATGATTTAAAATATGATTTTCGCCATATACGACTTTACCCCTTTTAAAAATGAACTACCTGAGTTCAATCTAAAATTACTGCTCAATATTGAAGATTTAAACAATATTATTTTTGATGAGGTATTTACCATACTCACCCCGCAGCAGCAGGAACAGTACATTGTTTTTAGAACTTCTGAAGAAGCCGGAAAATATAGAAAAGAGCGAAATGCTCAACTTCCTTATGTAAACTTCAGCAATTTACCCGAAATCTTTGATGACAAATTATTACAGAAAATCATGCTCTATCAAAAAGACGGTGAGACAAGAAGAGCCATATATGATTGGTTATCGGAAGATCATAAAGGACAAATTGCACGGTATAATTGGAAAGTATGGAATGAGAAGGAAGCAAAAAGAAAAGCCATGATGTCTGAAGAGGAAAAAAGGAAAGAAAAAGAATGGTGGGATAAGTATGATGCAGACCCCACTCCACGTTTCATGGGTAATATGGGGGAACCTGACAATGCAGATCAATATGTATTACGATATGGAATAGATCCTTTTACCGGAAAACCAGAAACCATTAAAAGCTTTTATGAAAAGTATACCATTGACCCTCATGGAAATATCATTCCGAAAGAAAACAATCAATAATCTACCTGCAAACTTATACAATATGGTTAAAAAAGCTGAAATTGCCCGACAAAAATTATTTGATGGTGATGAAGAAAAATGTTTAAAAGAAGTTTTTGAAATTAAAAATCAAATCATTACTTTAACTGATTTATATAATAATCCGCTAAGAGCATTACAAAAATCAATAGATGATGAAACCTATTATACCGTTATTAAGGAAGGTAACTTTAATCTGATCAACAGTTTTAATGAAAAGTACCTATCTGAAGAAGGATTAGAAGTTTATTATCTGATAAGAAATGAATTGATCTACCTGTTTTCCTATGGGGAATATCAGCCAGGAAGATATATGCTGTTTTTAGAAGGACTTTGGTATTACGAACCATGGGATAAAGAGGAATAAAGAGAACCTTATCCCCCTCAACTGCCCAAATCTTTTTAACTTACACCCTTAATGGGACAGTGTCAAAAAATCGAATCACCAGGTTCTGCTGTCAATAGTAAAAGAATTATTCATTATATGTTCTTTTATTTTCTCTAAACTTCCTTCCATACTGATATATTTTTCAGAAGTATCGCCAACATCTCCTACAATGTATTCATAGTCTATACATTGAGATATTTTTAAGATAAGTTCTTTCTGTTTATCAGCACCTTCAAACATCACATCTTTTCCTGCAAAGGAAATCAGAAGGCCATCAATATGCTCATCATCCCATGTTAAATAACTGATTCCCAATCCAAGTTTAAAATCAGGATGCCTGTAAGAAAGAAACCCTAACCCTTTCCAGGAACAAAGCAAATCTATTACATACTCATCTATCACGGGTTCATCCAGTTCAATATATTCTTTTTCTTCTTCATTTCGGGTATCATGAAAAATAACAACCACAGATCCATATCTTCTCAATAAAACGTCTATGGATCTTAATTTTTCATTAAATTCCATCATAAATGATTTAGGATCTTTTTTTTCTTTTAACAGGATTAATGTTTCATCAAAATAACTCATTTTTTCACTTCTTTTCTTTTTATACTTTATTATCACTACATCAGGAAAATAACTTTAGCCGTTATCATTGTCCAGATCATATTATTTCCTGATCGATTATTTTCATGATTTCCTTTGCTCTGGCTTCATCTATAAACTCTCCCGGCGTTGGATCCGGATAGTAGCTAAATGCACCCTTGTAAGAATGCCATTCTCCGTTATAGTATTCTTCGCCTTGTTGGCCTCTATTTTTATAGGTTACCACTCTTATTAAGGAGTAATCTTCCTTATTGTCTATAATGTCTATTTCAAAGTGATAAAATAAAACCGATTCTATGGTATCTTTCTCATTCATCTTTTAAGTAAATTTATTTTTTTGCAGGTTGGAATTTTAAGTGATTTTAATCCTTTCCCCCTATTTTTCCTGCTTCTTCCATATTGCAAGTAATTCGGTTATCAAAGCTTATTAAGGGGATAAAAACATCCTTATATTCATTGAAGGTATTCCTGTCATAATGAACAAGGACCGGAAATAACTGACTGGCCTGATAATACCTTTCATGTTGTAAAGCGCTTTTCATGGCCTGTTCTATTTCTCTGAAAATTGGTCTGCAATCTGCCTTCAACAGAAACATCTTGAGGTTGGATTCAAAGAACTTCTCACCATATAGATCTAAAAATCTTTTGATATAAGGATATAATTCCTGCTCGGTTTTCCCATTAAAGGTCGCAATATGTAAAGCATTTGCCATTACATCAAATACATTGTCTTCACCATAAAGTCTGTGGGGTTCAAAATCTTCTTTCTCTTCCCATTTTTCAGTCATGAACCGATCAAGCGTTTCAAATCCCTCCGGTATGGCCCATGACACTAAAATAAGCATGGCCTGATAAGCAATATACCGATCATAACTATGAAGAAGCGCTTTCAGTCCTTCTATCCTGTCAGCATTCTTTTCCTCAAGAAGCTGTACTTCACTCAGATCATACCCTTCGTATCCTTCTTCATTATAATGATATAACAGGTCATGGCTTTCATTATACCGCTTAATATAATTGAGAATGAAGATATAGTCATTGATTCGGGAGTGAGGTATTTTAATTTCATCTTTCATTCTACCCTCATCATGATCAGCAACCAGGACATCCTTATCTTTTACAGTGAATACCAACGTTTCAACCTCCAGTCGAGGATGTTCACCCGTTTTTATTTTTTCAAAAAAAGCACCTAGCTTTCTCGCCTGTCCAATAGTAATCCTTATTTCTAATATTGAATAACAATCTATGATGTGGTAAACATCTTCCTGTTTTTTATAGTCAATTATACAATACCGGTCATATAGAATTACCTTCTCATAGTATCCTTTTTCTATCATTCTCTCTTCCAGCTCAAATGAACCTTGAACAAAGTTATCATGCTCCTCCCAGGCATCAAAGCACGTGCGGTGAACATAGTTTCTCACAAAAGAAGCAAGTGGTGAATCCGGATCCGCCAGGTAAGGTAACAGTAGAGATTCTTTGAAATTGGCGATCAATTTTTCACAAAGAGAACACCGGGTTATATTTTTAATATAGAAAGACATTTTGTATTTTTATTTTTACAGTGAAGATTACCCTACAGCATAAACATCTTCCGTTATCAAGTCTAAAGACCTGGCCTTTATGACGGCAACATGATCTCTGATACTTAGGGTGTTACTTTCAATGTGAATCCTCCCAATCAGACCATTACTTCCAGCTTATTGGAGGTTATCTCGGAAAATTCAAAGGTGATATAAAATCTTTCACCTCTAGGAATCTTGAATGAGATTCCTTTGAAGGATAAGACCAGCTCACCGTCTTCTTCTTCAAGCCTGGCGGGGAATTCGAACCGCTGCATCTCATTGGGAGGCAGTATATTTTCAGGAACCTGCTCAGCATTATATGAAGGTGAAATAAAAGATCTTCCATATACTGCTATTTCCTCATCATTGGTATTGAAGAGCCTTATCCCATTCCTGGCTAATCTTCCGGTATCATTGGAGAAGTAAAACCGTCTTTCTCCCCCGCTGTGGTTGGTGATGTCTAAATAAAGTAGGAAACGATCGTTCTCAAGATGATAAGAAATATCATGTTTCATGTTTATCGCTTTCATTGTGCTATATGTTTAAAATAGTGATGCAATTATTACCAATTGCAGGTATCAAAGTATCGGCTAATCAATCAAGATTATTCAATGCTATTTCATTCAAATAAAAAAGTCATCCTGGTCGAATGATGATAATTCACTCTCCTTATGGATAATTTCCATATTTAAATTGAGAATATTTATTTCAGCAGTTTATGGAATTCATTTTTAATCTAACTTAAAAAAGAAATACACTACCGCCGCCCATTCTTTTTTGATGCCTTTAGCATAGCCAATGGTACTTCGGCTGCTATTTTCCACTGTTCCATCATCTTTAATGTAACCAAGGGTTGAACGACTGCTATTTTCTATAGTACCGTCTTTTTTAACGTAGCCAACTGTAGAACGACTTTTGTTTTCTATAGTTCCATCACTTTTGATGTAACCGATTGTTGAATGGTTCTTATTTTCAATAGTTCCGTCCGACCT
Proteins encoded in this region:
- a CDS encoding SMI1/KNR4 family protein, encoding MIDFEIENKLITSDELHEFEVKTGISLPQDYKEHMLKYNGGSPLSYDLYFGEPDEGILLSGFKSIKYGTSLVEQKDYLPPKYLSIGYTETGYLAMSLDEKEYGNIFIYYSEAELALLAPSFTEFLEGLVDYPDLFL
- a CDS encoding ankyrin repeat domain-containing protein; this encodes MIDILIENGADVNYFDEEYYAPVFQTIYLNKPKVLKLILEKGANVPLVGEERDTPLTRAALDNNLEIIRLILPYSNNDFINRSGTFHAKTPLGLAFHYGNLEMIELLLQYKADPFVNDGEGYLTIENIPKETDENLKKEIFDLIEKYKHH
- a CDS encoding pentapeptide repeat-containing protein — encoded protein: MESIETKIQLHKKWLNKAGGKQPDIKDEEFNTIVFKDEDLNTAIFCNTQFISTTLSHLNLAGSAFFNCIFSSVNFESSSLRKSEFHQCQFINCTFLENEITKAEFYDVSITFCTFNTVKLGWAYFGNCSISDTTFDSVELDSLSFMDCKFSAVTFKGAQFNTNYPVKINNHMNITHIDQLKNSMLK
- a CDS encoding 5-fold beta-flower protein, which translates into the protein MKKILFIGLLLFSFSIISAQTLESGSRSTTGYIKPDGTIENSSHSTVGYIRSDGTIENKNHSTIGYIKSDGTIENKSRSTVGYVKKDGTIENSSRSTLGYIKDDGTVENSSRSTIGYAKGIKKEWAAVVYFFFKLD